Proteins found in one Bordetella genomosp. 9 genomic segment:
- a CDS encoding ATP-binding cassette domain-containing protein, giving the protein MPAEIQHTKADPRAAARALRTLARGDAAANRRLALLTVLHTGCMAAWALALTLVLVQAASLVSLLALAAATAARTWVSRSISRQAAWQAYGIKSRLRRQTLTAALAAEKPPAGATMAAVVDEIEALDGYFSQYRPAELDARIGPLLIAAAVAPASPVAAAILLATLVPFAAVMALAGGAASVEAARQFEALSRLSGHFVDRVRALPVILAFQAEQAETARVATAAREVSRRTMNVLRVAFISSAALEFFAAIAVALVAVYCGFALLGLLPFKPLETLAFPTAFYALALAPEFYAPLRRLAAAYHEKQLGEAAAARLLPLWSALPAQHVEPVPTGSAFASPPSVHCRDAVVAAGELAIGPINLDAPPAALTVVRGATGSGKSTLLAALLGRAPLKSGTIAINQAQQDKGIDPATTSNPIADAARISWAGQAPVFLPGTLLENLMAAAPGTTREAALAMAMRVGLGPALAQRPLGADTLLDERGSGLSGGERRRLALARALLKPAPLLLLDEPTAELDDASEQHIVQLIREAARDRTVIAATHSEALAAAAACTLRLA; this is encoded by the coding sequence ATGCCAGCAGAAATCCAACACACCAAGGCCGACCCGCGCGCCGCTGCGCGCGCGCTGCGCACGCTGGCGCGGGGCGATGCCGCCGCCAACCGCCGGCTGGCGCTGCTGACCGTCCTGCACACCGGCTGCATGGCCGCCTGGGCGCTGGCCTTGACGCTGGTCCTGGTGCAGGCGGCGTCGCTGGTCTCGCTCCTGGCGTTGGCCGCGGCCACGGCGGCACGCACCTGGGTGTCGCGGTCCATTTCGCGGCAGGCGGCCTGGCAGGCATACGGAATCAAGTCGCGCCTGCGCCGCCAGACCCTCACGGCCGCGCTGGCGGCGGAAAAGCCCCCGGCCGGCGCCACCATGGCCGCCGTCGTCGACGAGATCGAAGCGCTGGACGGCTACTTCAGCCAGTATCGCCCTGCCGAGCTGGACGCCCGCATCGGGCCGCTGCTGATTGCCGCGGCGGTGGCGCCGGCCAGTCCGGTCGCCGCAGCCATCCTGCTGGCGACCCTGGTTCCGTTCGCCGCCGTCATGGCGCTGGCGGGCGGTGCGGCCAGCGTCGAAGCGGCCCGCCAGTTCGAAGCCCTGTCCAGGTTGTCCGGCCATTTCGTCGACCGGGTGCGGGCATTGCCGGTGATCCTGGCGTTCCAGGCCGAACAGGCGGAGACGGCGCGCGTCGCCACCGCCGCGCGAGAAGTCAGCCGGCGCACGATGAACGTGCTGCGGGTGGCGTTCATTTCGTCGGCGGCGCTGGAGTTCTTCGCGGCGATCGCGGTCGCCCTCGTCGCGGTGTATTGCGGTTTCGCGCTGCTCGGGCTGTTGCCGTTCAAGCCGCTCGAGACCCTGGCGTTTCCCACGGCGTTCTATGCACTGGCCCTGGCGCCGGAGTTCTATGCGCCGCTGCGCCGGCTGGCGGCCGCCTATCACGAGAAGCAACTGGGCGAAGCCGCGGCCGCTCGCCTGCTGCCCTTGTGGTCGGCCCTGCCCGCGCAGCATGTGGAGCCGGTTCCAACCGGATCCGCATTCGCATCGCCCCCCTCCGTGCATTGCCGGGACGCCGTCGTCGCCGCCGGCGAACTCGCGATCGGCCCCATCAACCTGGACGCCCCGCCGGCGGCGCTCACCGTCGTGCGCGGCGCCACGGGCTCGGGCAAATCGACCTTGCTGGCCGCGCTGCTCGGCCGCGCTCCGCTCAAATCGGGCACCATCGCCATAAACCAGGCCCAGCAAGACAAGGGCATCGATCCCGCCACGACGTCCAACCCCATCGCGGATGCCGCGCGTATCTCCTGGGCCGGCCAGGCGCCGGTCTTCCTGCCTGGCACCCTGCTTGAAAACCTGATGGCCGCCGCGCCAGGCACGACCCGCGAAGCGGCGCTGGCCATGGCCATGCGCGTGGGCCTGGGACCCGCCCTCGCGCAGCGGCCGCTGGGCGCGGATACGCTCCTGGACGAAAGAGGTTCGGGGCTGTCCGGCGGCGAACGGCGCCGCCTGGCGCTGGCACGGGCGCTCCTGAAGCCCGCGCCCCTGCTGCTGCTGGACGAACCCACCGCCGAACTGGACGATGCATCGGAGCAGCACATCGTCCAGTTGATCCGGGAAGCCGCGCGGGACCGTACCGTGATCGCCGCGACCCATTCCGAAGCGCTGGCCGCCGCGGCCGCCTGTACGTTGCGACTGGCATGA
- a CDS encoding putative adhesin produces MPKFIPARRYSDASEYGKSLQRPLQANPELPGYSQGLVSARRHSDMSGYRPSVRLPLEGKPQLPDVEVPPRPSEHFSRLTDVSARFQRLPDEDDRYRYDRIIYDKYILWRMRGRRSADLIISSHGSQLLGRQNIVPPATALYFYGPDNAPIFTLDIYLSFVELGIDRRPYNILHGGRFCPDFALTKYQDEFETYDDVLRCMRERQPFTDVVTIRRTTGRQRWQDRVLFSELLADLRGKNHRYSKIHCMFCRSFGDDTVDEYPALEPYVRKRHVVGR; encoded by the coding sequence ATGCCCAAATTCATACCTGCCCGCCGTTATTCCGACGCGTCGGAATATGGGAAGTCCTTGCAGCGGCCGCTTCAGGCCAATCCCGAGCTGCCGGGATATTCGCAAGGTCTTGTATCCGCTCGCCGTCACTCCGACATGTCGGGATACCGGCCTTCGGTACGGTTGCCGCTCGAAGGCAAGCCACAGTTGCCGGATGTCGAGGTGCCGCCACGGCCATCTGAGCATTTTTCCCGTCTGACCGATGTTTCTGCCCGCTTCCAGCGCCTGCCGGACGAGGATGACCGCTATCGGTACGACCGCATCATTTACGATAAATATATCCTGTGGAGAATGAGGGGGAGGAGGAGCGCCGATCTCATTATCTCGTCTCATGGTTCCCAATTGCTTGGGCGTCAGAATATCGTGCCTCCGGCGACGGCCCTCTATTTCTACGGCCCGGATAATGCCCCGATTTTTACGTTGGATATCTATCTATCCTTCGTGGAGCTGGGCATAGACAGGCGGCCATACAACATCCTGCACGGCGGTCGGTTTTGTCCGGATTTCGCGCTGACCAAGTATCAGGACGAATTCGAAACTTATGACGATGTTTTGCGCTGCATGCGGGAGCGTCAGCCTTTCACTGACGTCGTCACCATAAGGCGAACGACGGGCAGGCAGCGTTGGCAGGACAGAGTGTTATTTTCCGAGCTTTTGGCGGACCTGCGTGGCAAGAATCACAGGTATTCCAAAATACACTGTATGTTCTGCCGGAGCTTCGGGGACGACACGGTTGACGAGTATCCCGCATTGGAGCCGTATGTGCGGAAACGCCACGTGGTGGGTCGGTGA
- the cydX gene encoding cytochrome bd-I oxidase subunit CydX → MWYFAWVLGLGLAVCFGILNGIWLEYHQLDEPDMES, encoded by the coding sequence ATGTGGTATTTCGCTTGGGTGCTCGGGCTGGGCCTGGCGGTGTGTTTCGGTATCCTCAACGGGATCTGGCTGGAGTATCACCAGTTGGATGAGCCGGATATGGAATCCTAG
- a CDS encoding ATP-binding cassette domain-containing protein: MRTTLHFLPDLPARAPAPTPASTPASTPGGAPGDVPAFAPGAAPAPGSSTVARFIRAQARTRRGDLALAATSGAIAASAATLLLGLSGWFLAGAALAGSAGPAAVQAFNYLLPSAGMRGLAILRTAGRYGERLFGHRAAFAALAELRPLLFAGIAASPPRKALALSAGEASARLVQDIDAVESAFVRRPAPWVAAAAAGTAVAVLALASPWAPAAYAIGMGMQLAVGRRLARRWCGEAGRDALRATGMLKDAVGAYLPATAELRCFGLTGRAVDAVMARDAELGAAILRRNHAQADLSAVHAGITGATLLAIAALAAGAGLPLLALAVLASLAAMEGTAPLIRAAQQQGALDEAGARLDEAMARDTTDTPHTTDSADTADAADTADAAPDHPGPASNATCPRPAPSSAAGLALRIGASVFPAGSRVGIVGASGSGKTAALQALLGLRGASPGYYAVNGTALENRPIGWARSCFAYAPQDPSPLTGTVAENLRLGAPLADDSALWQALADAQLDARVRAMPDGLRTWVGDGGLALSGGECRRLALARALLRPAPWLVLDEPTEGLDAETEQALIASLDRRLRQSGQGLLLVSHRPAPLRLCRALIEFP, encoded by the coding sequence ATGAGAACCACCCTGCACTTCCTTCCCGACCTGCCCGCGCGCGCGCCGGCGCCCACTCCCGCGTCCACTCCCGCGTCCACGCCCGGGGGTGCGCCTGGGGATGTGCCCGCGTTCGCACCGGGTGCGGCACCCGCGCCCGGCTCATCCACGGTGGCACGCTTCATACGCGCACAGGCCCGCACGCGGCGCGGCGACCTGGCGCTGGCCGCGACCAGCGGCGCGATCGCCGCCAGCGCCGCGACGCTGCTGCTCGGGTTGTCCGGCTGGTTTCTCGCCGGCGCCGCCCTGGCCGGAAGCGCGGGACCGGCCGCCGTGCAGGCCTTCAACTACCTGCTGCCCAGCGCGGGGATGCGCGGCCTGGCCATCCTGCGCACCGCGGGCCGCTACGGTGAAAGGCTGTTCGGGCATCGGGCGGCCTTTGCCGCGCTTGCCGAACTGCGTCCGCTGCTGTTCGCCGGCATCGCCGCCAGCCCGCCGCGCAAGGCGCTGGCGCTGTCGGCCGGCGAAGCCTCCGCGCGGCTGGTCCAGGACATCGACGCCGTCGAATCCGCCTTCGTGCGGCGCCCGGCGCCCTGGGTCGCGGCCGCTGCCGCGGGCACGGCGGTCGCCGTGCTCGCGCTGGCATCGCCCTGGGCGCCTGCCGCCTACGCCATCGGCATGGGCATGCAACTGGCCGTCGGCCGCCGCCTGGCCCGACGCTGGTGCGGCGAAGCAGGACGCGACGCGCTGCGCGCCACCGGCATGTTGAAGGACGCCGTGGGCGCCTATCTGCCCGCGACCGCCGAGCTGCGCTGCTTCGGACTCACCGGGCGGGCCGTGGACGCCGTGATGGCGCGCGATGCCGAACTCGGCGCGGCGATCCTGCGCCGCAACCACGCGCAAGCGGACCTCTCCGCCGTCCATGCCGGCATCACCGGCGCCACCTTGCTGGCGATCGCGGCCCTGGCGGCCGGCGCGGGCCTGCCCCTGCTGGCCCTGGCGGTACTGGCCTCCCTGGCGGCCATGGAAGGCACCGCGCCCCTGATCCGGGCCGCCCAGCAGCAGGGCGCGCTCGACGAAGCCGGCGCGCGCCTGGACGAGGCCATGGCCCGTGACACCACTGATACCCCTCACACCACTGACAGCGCTGACACCGCTGACGCCGCTGATACCGCTGACGCCGCGCCCGATCATCCCGGGCCGGCGTCGAACGCGACGTGTCCCCGGCCCGCGCCGTCGTCGGCCGCCGGCCTCGCATTGCGCATCGGCGCCAGCGTGTTCCCCGCCGGCTCGCGCGTGGGGATCGTCGGCGCATCCGGCTCGGGCAAGACCGCCGCCCTGCAAGCCTTGCTGGGTCTGCGCGGCGCGTCTCCGGGATACTACGCCGTGAATGGCACGGCCCTGGAAAACCGCCCGATCGGCTGGGCCCGCTCCTGTTTCGCCTATGCGCCTCAGGACCCCAGCCCGCTGACCGGCACGGTCGCCGAAAATCTGCGCCTGGGCGCCCCGCTTGCGGACGACAGCGCGCTCTGGCAGGCCCTGGCGGATGCCCAGCTGGACGCGCGCGTCCGCGCCATGCCGGATGGCTTGCGGACCTGGGTCGGCGACGGCGGACTGGCCCTTTCCGGAGGCGAATGCCGGCGCCTGGCGCTGGCGCGCGCCTTGCTGCGGCCGGCGCCCTGGCTGGTGCTGGACGAGCCCACCGAAGGCCTGGACGCCGAAACCGAACAGGCGCTGATCGCGTCGCTCGACCGGCGATTACGCCAAAGCGGCCAGGGCCTGTTGCTGGTCAGCCACCGGCCCGCGCCGCTGCGGCTGTGCCGCGCGCTGATCGAGTTTCCCTGA
- a CDS encoding FUSC family protein translates to MPASRILLQFLYSQHAFTALRTLLGVMLPAGYGVLMFDDVDLALGLSLGAFCVSLVDLPEAFRRKPRRMLGATLVLTLAAAAITLVISHPPIAWLTLLAITFCAGLATAYGTPGTLAGLCALIGVDLMLAQRDAGGALWPFLGWMVCGGLWYTAFSTALCALFPEQIARRAVGESLMAAATHLRRRAECFVPGTPLDQCQRRLADAQSTVIDAQQVARDVVLGDLAAHPGRDGRQLHLFNMLTGAIDVHDISLALHDDFTALRDGGPEGRTGRRVHDAIIAMAQWIEDLVPRYVLGRTVAAPAPRPPPTGPDAGQAQAFKVRLNVLADILARLAVETNAGVRGRKQPSESASDAAARSATAAEVELALKGWNAQAKPPNPWQAMHDSPAALRYALRLTAAMAAGTLVANWIGGHSTWVILTIMIVMSPTFGANQQRSRQRIAGTLLGCLGTAVLLWLGVRAPWLVAGLIVVSYGTCFALARPATYLPSVFFGTIAVLLLYHLLVPGWSMIEQRGLDTLIGGAIGAVGAFLLPAWEYHGLDARLADARTSCRDYAAAVFADDFDMSRYRTARRAALTSVRALTAAHQRMMQEPRAQQHLGAEIGMWLAACNIMIAALAALGQWRRANGGAAMAAAYLKGAEMVDRALDGAPPAGHEANSPGAHGQMPGAGAEPHPLPGLAPLVGAARAMQRANDRLAAAQRRAASGRAGG, encoded by the coding sequence ATGCCCGCCTCCCGGATACTCCTGCAGTTTCTCTACAGCCAGCACGCGTTCACCGCCTTGCGCACGCTGCTGGGCGTCATGCTGCCGGCGGGCTATGGCGTGCTGATGTTCGACGACGTCGACCTGGCCCTGGGCCTGTCCCTGGGCGCGTTCTGCGTGTCGCTGGTGGACCTTCCGGAAGCCTTCCGCCGCAAGCCGCGCCGCATGCTGGGGGCCACGCTGGTGCTCACGCTGGCGGCGGCCGCGATCACGCTGGTGATCAGCCATCCGCCGATCGCCTGGCTGACGCTGCTGGCGATCACCTTCTGTGCCGGACTGGCCACGGCCTACGGCACGCCCGGCACCCTGGCCGGGCTGTGCGCGCTGATCGGCGTGGACCTGATGCTGGCGCAACGCGATGCCGGCGGCGCACTCTGGCCCTTCCTCGGATGGATGGTGTGCGGCGGCCTCTGGTACACCGCCTTCAGCACGGCCCTGTGCGCCCTTTTCCCCGAGCAGATCGCGCGGCGCGCGGTGGGCGAATCGCTGATGGCGGCGGCCACGCACCTGCGGCGCCGGGCCGAATGCTTCGTACCCGGCACGCCGCTCGATCAATGCCAACGCAGGCTGGCGGATGCGCAATCGACCGTCATCGACGCACAACAGGTGGCACGCGACGTGGTGCTGGGCGATCTGGCCGCCCATCCTGGCCGTGATGGACGGCAGCTGCATCTGTTCAACATGCTCACCGGCGCGATCGACGTCCACGACATTTCCCTGGCCTTGCACGACGACTTCACGGCCTTGCGCGACGGTGGCCCCGAGGGACGCACGGGCCGCCGCGTGCACGACGCCATCATCGCGATGGCGCAGTGGATCGAAGACCTGGTGCCGCGCTACGTGCTGGGAAGAACCGTCGCCGCGCCCGCGCCGCGTCCGCCGCCAACCGGTCCGGACGCCGGCCAAGCGCAGGCGTTCAAGGTGCGCCTGAACGTACTGGCCGACATACTGGCCCGACTCGCCGTCGAAACGAATGCCGGCGTCCGCGGCCGCAAGCAGCCATCCGAGTCCGCAAGCGATGCGGCGGCCCGGTCCGCCACTGCCGCGGAAGTCGAACTCGCGCTGAAAGGCTGGAACGCGCAGGCAAAGCCACCCAATCCGTGGCAGGCCATGCACGATTCGCCCGCCGCCCTGCGCTATGCACTGCGCCTGACGGCCGCGATGGCGGCGGGTACGCTGGTGGCGAACTGGATAGGCGGCCACAGCACCTGGGTCATCCTGACCATCATGATCGTCATGAGCCCCACCTTCGGCGCCAACCAGCAGCGCAGCCGCCAGCGCATCGCCGGCACGCTGCTGGGCTGCCTGGGGACGGCGGTGCTGCTGTGGCTGGGTGTGCGGGCTCCCTGGCTGGTGGCCGGCCTGATCGTCGTCAGCTACGGCACCTGCTTCGCGCTGGCGCGGCCGGCCACCTATCTGCCCAGCGTCTTCTTCGGCACCATCGCGGTACTGCTGCTTTACCACCTGTTGGTGCCAGGCTGGTCCATGATCGAACAGCGTGGCCTGGATACCCTGATCGGCGGCGCCATCGGGGCCGTCGGCGCCTTCCTGCTGCCCGCATGGGAATACCACGGCCTGGACGCCAGGCTGGCCGACGCGCGCACGTCCTGCCGCGATTACGCCGCCGCCGTGTTCGCGGACGACTTCGACATGTCGCGCTATCGCACCGCCCGGCGCGCGGCGTTGACCAGCGTCAGGGCGCTGACCGCCGCGCACCAGCGCATGATGCAGGAGCCGCGCGCGCAGCAGCATCTGGGCGCCGAGATCGGCATGTGGCTCGCGGCCTGCAATATCATGATCGCCGCCCTGGCCGCGCTGGGGCAATGGCGGCGAGCGAACGGCGGCGCCGCGATGGCGGCCGCCTACCTCAAGGGCGCGGAAATGGTCGACCGTGCCCTGGACGGGGCGCCTCCGGCGGGTCACGAGGCAAACAGTCCGGGCGCCCACGGGCAAATGCCCGGTGCCGGCGCGGAACCGCATCCTTTGCCAGGCCTGGCGCCCCTGGTGGGCGCGGCGCGCGCCATGCAGCGCGCCAATGACAGGCTGGCCGCCGCCCAACGGCGCGCGGCGTCCGGCCGCGCCGGCGGTTGA
- the amt gene encoding ammonium transporter encodes MDKADISWMLVSTLLVLMMAVPGLALFYGGLVRSKNVLSVLMQVMGTFVVGLVLWFIYGYSLAFTEGNAFFGGFSRVFFSGMFSPADGKYAMTGSLTELLFASFQATFAGITCALIVGSFAERARFSAVLLFTVIWFTFAYVPIAHMVWFASQTAPGLMNAKGALDFAGGTVVHINAGIAGLVGAYVIGKRVGYGREAMQPHNLPMVMTGAALLWTGWFGFNAGSALMSNEQATLAFFNTMIATAAAVLAWLFTEWALKGKPSMLGAASGAVAGLVAITPAAGLVGMVGAFVIGIAGGVICVWGVNGLKRMLKADDALDVFGVHGVGGITGALLTGVFNAQVLGGPGLKTAGEIGGQLWVQFEGVVLTLVWSGVVAWIAYKIADMVCGLRVPEDVEREGLDTTCHGESAYHS; translated from the coding sequence ATGGATAAAGCAGATATCTCGTGGATGCTGGTCTCGACACTGCTCGTGTTGATGATGGCGGTACCCGGCCTCGCCCTGTTTTACGGCGGATTGGTACGAAGCAAGAACGTGTTGTCGGTCCTGATGCAGGTGATGGGTACCTTCGTCGTCGGCTTGGTGTTGTGGTTCATCTACGGCTATTCGCTCGCCTTCACCGAAGGCAATGCCTTCTTCGGCGGCTTCTCGCGCGTCTTCTTTTCCGGCATGTTCTCGCCGGCCGACGGCAAGTACGCGATGACCGGTTCGCTGACGGAACTCCTGTTCGCGTCCTTCCAGGCGACCTTCGCCGGCATCACGTGCGCGCTGATCGTCGGCAGCTTCGCCGAGCGCGCCCGCTTTTCCGCGGTGCTGCTCTTCACGGTCATCTGGTTCACCTTCGCCTATGTGCCCATCGCGCACATGGTGTGGTTCGCCTCGCAGACCGCGCCTGGCCTGATGAACGCCAAGGGCGCGCTGGACTTCGCGGGCGGCACGGTGGTGCACATCAACGCCGGTATCGCCGGCCTGGTGGGTGCCTACGTCATCGGCAAGCGCGTCGGCTACGGCCGTGAAGCGATGCAGCCGCACAACCTGCCGATGGTCATGACCGGCGCGGCCCTGCTGTGGACCGGCTGGTTCGGCTTCAACGCGGGCTCCGCGCTGATGTCCAACGAACAGGCCACGCTGGCTTTCTTCAACACGATGATCGCCACCGCCGCCGCCGTGCTGGCCTGGCTGTTCACCGAATGGGCGCTGAAGGGCAAGCCCTCGATGCTGGGCGCCGCGTCCGGCGCCGTGGCCGGCCTGGTGGCGATCACCCCGGCCGCTGGCCTGGTCGGCATGGTTGGCGCCTTCGTCATCGGCATCGCCGGCGGCGTGATCTGCGTCTGGGGCGTCAATGGCCTGAAGCGCATGCTGAAGGCGGACGATGCGCTGGACGTGTTCGGCGTGCACGGCGTGGGCGGTATCACCGGCGCGCTGCTGACCGGCGTGTTCAATGCCCAGGTGCTGGGCGGCCCCGGCCTGAAGACGGCCGGCGAAATCGGCGGCCAGCTGTGGGTGCAGTTCGAAGGCGTCGTCCTGACGCTGGTGTGGTCGGGCGTCGTCGCCTGGATCGCGTACAAGATCGCCGACATGGTCTGCGGCCTGCGCGTGCCGGAAGACGTCGAACGCGAAGGCCTGGATACGACCTGCCACGGCGAATCCGCCTACCACAGCTGA
- a CDS encoding cytochrome ubiquinol oxidase subunit I, which yields MDVVELSRLQFALTAMYHFLFVPLTLGLSFILVIMESIYVMTDKPIWRTVTRFWATIFGINFVLGVATGLTMEFEFGTNWSYYSHYVGDIFGAPLAIEGLMAFFLEATFVGLMFFGWERLSKRGHLFVTFMVALGSNLSALWILIANGWMQNPVGAIFNPDTMRMEVSSFREVLFNPVAQAKFVHTVSAGYATASVFVLGISAWMLLRGKWRGVAQRSFAVAASFGLASALSVVVLGDESGYALTDNQKMKLAALEAMWETEPAPAAFTAFGIPSLAERTTHAEVKIPYLLGLIATRSIDKPVAGIFELVAVSQSRIESGVQAYDALERLKLQPGDTAARAQFEQHRRDLGYGMLLKRYVQDPRTADRATIEKAAWDTVPNVPVMFWVFRIMALIGFIQIAVFAVACVMAARRRFDARWLLKTAIWIMPLPWIAVEAGWVLAELGRQPWAVDGVLPTFLGVSSLTVGQLWTTIVGFTVLYGGLAVVEVGLIVRTVKRGPYAHHEPAAPGQGMPGGLAAAE from the coding sequence ATGGACGTAGTCGAACTGTCCCGCCTGCAATTCGCCCTGACGGCGATGTACCACTTTCTTTTCGTCCCCCTCACGCTGGGCCTGTCGTTCATCCTGGTCATCATGGAAAGCATCTACGTGATGACCGACAAGCCCATCTGGCGTACCGTCACCCGGTTCTGGGCGACCATCTTCGGCATCAACTTCGTGCTGGGCGTGGCGACGGGCCTGACCATGGAGTTCGAATTCGGAACGAACTGGTCGTACTACTCGCATTACGTGGGCGATATCTTCGGCGCGCCGCTGGCGATCGAAGGCCTGATGGCGTTCTTCCTGGAGGCCACCTTCGTCGGCCTGATGTTCTTCGGCTGGGAGCGCCTGAGCAAGCGCGGCCACCTGTTCGTCACCTTCATGGTGGCGCTCGGCTCGAACCTGTCGGCGCTGTGGATCCTGATCGCCAACGGGTGGATGCAAAACCCCGTCGGCGCCATCTTCAATCCCGACACCATGCGCATGGAAGTCAGCAGCTTCCGCGAGGTGTTGTTCAACCCCGTGGCGCAGGCGAAATTCGTGCACACCGTCAGCGCCGGCTACGCGACCGCGTCCGTGTTCGTGCTGGGCATCTCGGCGTGGATGCTGCTGCGTGGAAAATGGCGTGGCGTGGCGCAACGCTCCTTTGCGGTGGCGGCCTCCTTCGGCCTGGCGTCCGCGCTGTCGGTGGTGGTCCTGGGCGATGAAAGCGGCTATGCGCTGACCGACAACCAGAAGATGAAGCTGGCTGCGCTGGAAGCCATGTGGGAAACCGAGCCCGCGCCAGCCGCCTTCACCGCCTTCGGCATCCCCAGCCTGGCGGAGCGCACGACCCACGCCGAAGTAAAGATCCCGTATCTGCTGGGACTGATCGCCACGCGGTCCATCGACAAGCCCGTCGCGGGGATTTTCGAACTGGTGGCCGTTTCGCAGTCGCGCATCGAAAGCGGTGTGCAGGCCTACGACGCGCTGGAGCGCCTGAAGCTGCAGCCCGGCGATACCGCGGCGCGCGCGCAGTTCGAACAGCATCGCCGCGATCTCGGCTACGGCATGTTGTTGAAGCGCTATGTGCAGGATCCGCGCACAGCCGATCGCGCCACGATAGAGAAGGCCGCCTGGGATACGGTGCCGAACGTGCCGGTCATGTTCTGGGTATTCCGCATCATGGCCCTGATCGGCTTCATACAGATCGCGGTATTCGCCGTGGCCTGCGTCATGGCGGCGCGCCGGCGCTTCGACGCGCGCTGGCTGCTGAAGACGGCGATATGGATCATGCCGCTGCCCTGGATCGCCGTCGAGGCGGGCTGGGTGCTGGCCGAGCTGGGACGCCAGCCGTGGGCCGTGGATGGCGTGCTGCCGACCTTCCTGGGCGTGTCCAGCCTGACCGTCGGCCAACTGTGGACGACCATCGTGGGCTTCACCGTGCTGTACGGCGGGCTCGCCGTCGTCGAGGTGGGCCTGATCGTCCGCACCGTCAAGCGCGGCCCCTATGCGCACCACGAACCGGCCGCCCCGGGCCAAGGCATGCCTGGCGGCCTGGCCGCCGCTGAATAA
- the cydB gene encoding cytochrome d ubiquinol oxidase subunit II has translation MEIPLDYPTLRVIWWALMGVLLIGFALTDGFDLGVAALLPFIARNDNERRMAINTIAPTWEGNQVWFILGGGAIFAAWPFVYAVSFSGFYIAMFLVLAALILRPVGFKYRSKRSSPAWRNGWDWALFVGGFVPALVFGVAVGNVLLGVPFHLDSDLRATYDGSFLALFSPFSLLCGLLSATMLITHGAAWLTMKAENGAVRDRARRLGSISALLVIVLFAAGYFFAAHGGLGYRLEGAADPAGPSNPLRAGAVAAAGAWLANFSQYPWMIVAPVLGFAGALLALIGIRIGREWPAFAGSSLSALGIIATVGLSMFPFILPSSVNPRSSLTVWNASSSHMTLFIMLVVTLVFLPIVLLYTAWAFKVMWGRSTIKALSTNPDLY, from the coding sequence ATGGAAATCCCGCTCGATTACCCGACGCTGCGCGTCATCTGGTGGGCGCTGATGGGCGTGTTGCTGATCGGCTTCGCCCTGACCGACGGCTTCGACCTGGGCGTCGCCGCGCTGCTGCCCTTCATCGCTCGCAACGACAATGAACGGCGCATGGCCATCAACACGATCGCGCCCACCTGGGAAGGCAACCAGGTGTGGTTCATCCTGGGCGGCGGCGCGATCTTCGCCGCGTGGCCTTTCGTCTATGCCGTGAGCTTTTCCGGCTTCTATATCGCCATGTTCCTGGTACTGGCGGCGCTGATCCTGCGGCCGGTGGGCTTCAAGTACCGCTCCAAGCGGTCGTCGCCCGCCTGGCGCAACGGCTGGGACTGGGCGCTGTTCGTCGGCGGTTTCGTGCCCGCGCTGGTGTTCGGCGTTGCCGTGGGCAATGTCCTGCTGGGCGTGCCGTTCCACCTCGACAGCGATTTGCGCGCGACCTACGACGGCAGCTTCCTGGCGCTGTTCAGTCCTTTCTCGCTGCTGTGCGGCCTGTTGTCCGCCACGATGCTGATCACCCACGGCGCGGCATGGCTGACGATGAAGGCGGAAAACGGCGCGGTGCGCGACCGCGCGCGTCGCCTGGGTTCGATCTCGGCCTTGCTGGTGATCGTGCTGTTCGCCGCGGGCTACTTCTTCGCCGCCCATGGCGGGCTGGGATATCGCCTGGAAGGCGCGGCCGATCCGGCGGGGCCGTCCAATCCGCTGCGTGCGGGCGCCGTCGCCGCGGCGGGCGCCTGGCTGGCGAACTTCTCGCAGTATCCCTGGATGATCGTCGCGCCTGTCCTGGGCTTCGCCGGCGCGCTGCTGGCCCTGATCGGCATCCGCATCGGCCGCGAATGGCCCGCGTTCGCCGGCTCGTCGCTGTCGGCGCTGGGCATCATCGCGACGGTCGGGCTGTCGATGTTCCCCTTCATTCTTCCCAGCAGCGTGAATCCGCGTTCGAGCCTGACCGTATGGAACGCGTCGTCCAGCCATATGACCTTGTTCATCATGCTGGTCGTGACGCTGGTGTTCCTGCCGATCGTGCTGCTCTATACGGCGTGGGCCTTCAAGGTGATGTGGGGCCGCTCCACGATCAAGGCCTTGTCCACCAATCCGGACCTTTACTGA